A segment of the Cotesia glomerata isolate CgM1 linkage group LG2, MPM_Cglom_v2.3, whole genome shotgun sequence genome:
GAGAAGCATTTTAGAGATTTGCTGCTCTTAAAAGTTGTAGGTAAGCAAATCCAGTTTTCaatatctgaaaaaaatgttttttctttaatttcatCACATAAAGTGAAACTTTATTGTAAGATACAATGAAACAGTAAAATAGTTTTCACCTTAACTTcattattaactataatatttccactttaattaattaatttaagaaatgtGGATTATTTAAAGGTAATTGACTTTGTTGCTcactgatgaaaaaattaatttgatttaagaaGAAacttcttgaatcaagaatataattttgaaagatTTGATCAtcttaaagtaaaatttacttaaaaccAAGAACATTCTtttatttcaagaatttttttacttggttCAATACGATCAAACTCTTTAAAATGATAGTCTTGGtttaaacatttttgtttcaaatcaagttaattttttatcattgcaCTCAATGGCATAATTTTTGCAAGatgattagtaaaaaaaattagtcgaGGTTGACTTACACTCattgagttaatttttttaaacttacttGAAGATAAGTCACAAAAGACAGATCAACGATTCCACCTGCGCTAATTTTTTGAGGTTGTTGGgacataattataatcaaattaaaatactgTCTTGTATTTACTGGAGTTTTATACCACTCAACCGAATTAAGTTTTTCTCCTACATTCATAAACtgttttagatttattttagaaaaacaattttattttttttacccataatgtgaaaaaatatatatacagtaAATACCTGAGCCTCGAGAAGTTCGCTAAAATAGCATACTATAAGTACGTTTaaacttaaagaaaaaaatatcatgatATAAGATGTCATATTTGcgaattcttttttttctagcatctacaatttaattttttgtaagtaataaatattaaattataatgtaaatgttaaaattatatcCATACCCTTAAAACGCAAAATTCATCTATACAAAGAAGAATAGAAGAAGCACCAACTTCGATTAGACATAATtcaaatatcatttttttcaaaagtttattcGAAAATCTAAACGAAATAAAGATGAATTTatcacactgaaaaaaaaaatttcttttgaaaaatatggGCATTCTTGTGACAAAAAGTaatttgttggaaattttcaacaattttatttcttagctgtTAGAAATAAGTTTTCtagatttggaaaaaaaaaaacaattttaatagacaacttgaaaattttcatccaaaattgtttttttccaaatttagaaaacttattttcaacaagaaatttaaattatgatttcTTCATTTAAGAAATAgagttgttaaaaatttccgaaaagaaatttgctgtgagaaaaattttcgtttcttcaactaagaaataaaattcttgaaaatttcatcttgtcacaaaaattttcattttcttctaaagaaattttttctctcagtgcaTAGGATAgacatatttacaaaattctaagggccagtttttcaatctagaataaaattgtatccaatgatgaaatatatctatattataTTTCATGTATAGgcatagatataaatatactggcaataataattatatttttatcctggattgaaaaactggttCTAAGCGCATTAAAACTTACTCAAGCACCCTGACATGACGACTGATTGTAAATGACAATTTTGCGTAAGAGAACTTTTCTTctttggaaaaattatttagcaaTGAATCGATTTgatttgtaattatttgaaGCTGGCTGCAAGCATGAGTAACCAAAACTATTATTAAGTTACAAGAGGTGATAAGAATTGTATAGGTAGATAACGCAGTTAATTGATGGAAAACATAAGTAATTTGATAGATCGGAAATGAATCGACGTCAAATACACTATTGTAACCAGGAAAAATAACTATTCGTTCAGAAGCATTTCGATCATCACTGTTAAATAGAATAGGTATCACATGAGGCATAAAGCAATTATATAACACACAACTTATATACATCATTACTGCAAATACGAAAGTTATGTTGTTACTCatattcaagtttttttcCATAATATCTTCTTCTTCCTGACTTCCAATCATATTCCAATCATCAAATATATGTTTAGTGAACTTTTTTATGGTGTCATGACGATATGCTATGGACAAATATTTTAGTGTTGTTACAGTAACAAACACTACTGGAGCGAGTAAATCCATTTGGTCATCTACATCGGTTACGTCAAAGTACACATAGATAAATCTAAAGGAAATTTCCCATACACCAATAGTTACAATAGTAGCTGACCATATAAAAGACActatttttgtgatttttaatgaTTCAGTTGTTAACGGTCCGAttcctaataaatttaaaaagaagtaTGTGTA
Coding sequences within it:
- the LOC123259642 gene encoding odorant receptor 4-like isoform X1, whose protein sequence is MARNQGEAILSNRSENCHKHRAVKYTYFFLNLLGIGPLTTESLKITKIVSFIWSATIVTIGVWEISFRFIYVYFDVTDVDDQMDLLAPVVFVTVTTLKYLSIAYRHDTIKKFTKHIFDDWNMIGSQEEEDIMEKNLNMSNNITFVFAVMMYISCVLYNCFMPHVIPILFNSDDRNASERIVIFPGYNSVFDVDSFPIYQITYVFHQLTALSTYTILITSCNLIIVLVTHACSQLQIITNQIDSLLNNFSKEEKFSYAKLSFTISRHVRVLEFSNKLLKKMIFELCLIEVGASSILLCIDEFCVLRMLEKKEFANMTSYIMIFFSLSLNVLIVCYFSELLEAQFMNVGEKLNSVEWYKTPVNTRQYFNLIIIMSQQPQKISAGGIVDLSFVTYLQILKTGFAYLQLLRAANL
- the LOC123259642 gene encoding uncharacterized protein LOC123259642 isoform X2; this encodes MARNQGEAILSNRSENCHKHRAVKYTYFFLNLLGIGPLTTESLKITKIVSFIWSATIVTIGVWEISFRFIYVYFDVTDVDDQMDLLAPVVFVTVTTLKYLSIAYRHDTIKKFTKHIFDDWNMIGSQEEEDIMEKNLNMSNNITFVFAVMMYISCVLYNCFMPHVIPILFNSDDRNASERIVIFPGYNSVFDVDSFPIYQITYVFHQLTALSTYTILITSCNLIIVLVTHACSQLQIITNQIDSLLNNFSKEEKFSYAKLSFTISRHVRVLEFSNKLLKKMIFELCLIEVGASSILLCIDEFCVLRMLEKKEFANMTSYIMIFFSLSLNVLIVCYFSELLEAQFMNVGEKLNSVEWYKTPVNTRQYFNLIIIMSQQPQKISAGGIVDLSFVTYLQVSLKKLTQ